A single window of Nicotiana sylvestris chromosome 3, ASM39365v2, whole genome shotgun sequence DNA harbors:
- the LOC104231005 gene encoding cytosolic sulfotransferase 8-like produces MTAQETNSNTIIKELPNALFWDVMEIRKWQDFWFEPGLIKCAMKFNSSFQAKDDDVILASAPKTGTTWLKALCLCILHQNINIPENEDLLTKDNPQFHVQTIESTIYSTKPTPDLYAMPSPRLFHTHLPFSFLPDSVKNSNGKIVCIARNPKDTLVSLWHFFNSIFRPNQEPYPLEKAVEEFCTGVHQYGPYFENVLGYWLESQKRPEKILFLKYEEMLKDPKDQVKKLALFLGKPFEKEEDVEKVVWRCSLERLRNLEVNKNGSVIYGVPNSSYFRKGMVGDWNNYLTPEMEDRINKTTFLKFQGSGLEFEN; encoded by the coding sequence ATGACCGCTCAAGAAACAAACTCTAATACTATCATTAAGGAGCTGCCAAATGCTCTGTTTTGGGATGTCATGGAAATCCGAAAATGGCAAGATTTTTGGTTCGAGCCTGGCCTAATTAAATGTGCAATGAAATTCAACTCCTCCTTCCAAGCTAAAGACGACGACGTTATTTTAGCATCAGCTCCCAAAACAGGTACCACTTGGCTCAAAGCTCTTTGTCTATGCATCTTGCACCAGAACATTAATATTCCCGAAAACGAAGATCTCTTAACCAAGGACAATCCTCAATTTCATGTTCAGACCATAGAGTCAACTATTTACTCTACAAAACCAACTCCTGATTTGTATGCTATGCCATCTCCAAGACTTTTTCACACCCATTTGCCTTTCAGTTTTCTTCCTGATTCTGTCAAGAATTCCAATGGCAAGATTGTATGCATAGCACGGAACCCAAAAGACACACTGGTATCTTTATGGCATTTTTTCAACTCCATTTTCAGGCCAAATCAAGAACCCTATCCACTGGAAAAGGCAGTTGAGGAATTCTGCACAGGGGTTCATCAATACGGCCCGTATTTCGAAAATGTGTTGGGATATTGGTTGGAAAGTCAGAAGAGGCCAGAGAAGATATTGTTCCTGAAATATGAAGAGATGTTAAAGGATCCTAAAGATCAAGTGAAGAAACTGGCTTTGTTTCTTGGGAAGCCATTTGAGAAGGAAGAAGATGTGGAGAAAGTTGTGTGGAGGTGTAGTTTGGAGAGGTTGAGGAATTTGGAAGTAAACAAAAATGGTAGTGTAATTTATGGAGTACCAAACAGTAGCTATTTCAGGAAAGGAATGGTTGGGGATTGGAACAATTACTTGACTCCTGAAATGGAAGATCGGATTAACAAAACTACATTCCTCAAGTTTCAGGGATCTGGACTAGAGTTCGagaattga